AGCTTCTCACCATTTCATAGCACTAAACAAACAGAACCAACTAAACAGACTTCAATTCCTACTTCACTTTGCATAATATCACTTCCAACAGCCATGTTTCACCCTTCATAAGAATCACCAGCATGACATGCAGAAGCTGTCTCTGGCCAGTGAAATGTGTGTGTACGTCTCACatttcagtacagtacagtatgttacaggaatcaacatttttgttctttttaaaatgtttcatttaatttgaaagatAATATCGTATGCATGTAATTATTTAACAGTGCCCATTAAAAGAAAGGCATAATTTTCAGCCAGCGACATTTGGGTTGTGACAGCACTTGTAACTCAGGCACCAGATTTCCTCTGGTGGAAACAGGGGGAATGCTtattttgacaaattaattcacTTACAGTCTGTGTTCACTTGGTTACTGTTCACTAGAAACCTTAAGTGGTGGATGAATAGCGGTCTGGATAACATAcagccagcagtcatatcaccctgcaactcatcaCTGACAGGCCATTGAAACTAAGCAAGTATGAGCCTGAGGTATGAGGTGTTAGTAAGGCCAGTAGGTGGTCACCCTGCAGtctttcttgtaaaaaaaagggtccgtcctttggatgagacgtaaaaccaaggtcatAACTCtctgtatttattaaaaatcccagtgtgtttcttgaaaagagtaggggtgttaaccaaacgtcctggacaaatttcccataacaatcatggcctcctaataatccccgtctctgaactggcttcattactctgctctcctcctcactgatagctgatgtgtggtgagcgttctggcgcactatggctgctgtcatcatccaggtggggctgcatactggcagtggtggaagggatccccattacctgtgtaGTACTTTGAGTTGAGTGTGTAGAAAAGCTCTAAatatgtgtaaggaattataattattatgttATTTAAATCACTGATCAGAACTTGGGCAAAGAACCATCAGCTCTCTGCAGCATCTTCTTGCCCTAATAACACCCCATTGAGGGTTGCCACATTAAACACTAAACAAATACCGTGCCCATATCCCAGAGTAACACATTCAAGGTGCCATTTACAGTCAATCACGTCAAGATAAAGCTATCTACCAAAAAGCATgttcaataaaaatgtcatttaaattaACCACTACTGTCCCATTAGAACCCACTGCTGCTACTTAACAGAGGTAAATCTTCTCAAAGATGCTTTCAttagaaaatacaaataatcCTGTCTGGTTTTACAAATTCAACTTCAACAAACGAACAGCGGTATTCTTATTAGAACGCACATCACATTCATTACTGCACGTTTCTGTTTTGATTTCAATTATCATACAATGGTAGCCATACAGCGACGTCTTCTGTCGCAAAGCCGGAGTCTGTCGTAAAACGGAAACGGGCCTCTTTGTTGTCCCGGATGTAGTTGTTTGTGGATAGTggagggagtgtgtgtgattgtggCCGGAATTTATTTGTTCGGtgcaattctgttttcttttgttttacatttacagaGTTCTTTAGAGAAAGGGTCCTTAGTCTTTATTTTTTcgcggtgtttttttttaccaccgTTTTGCTTTTTGTGGGAATTAACAGGCTTTAGGAGAATCATGTCGGTCGTGCCTCCCAACCGATCACAGACCGGCTGGCCCCGCGGAGTCACTCAGTTCGGAAACAAATACATCCCGCAGCCGACCAAGCCGCTCACCCTGGAGCGCACCATCAACCTGTGAGCCTTGTTTCTACTTCCTTATCGTTGTTTGTCGCGGATCTTGCACAGCATTGCTGAACGAAAAATCTTATAGTATTTaatttgtctcttttttttttggctatGCTGTTTTCTGTAAAGATCTCGACTTAAGTTTGTAATTGAACTTGCTTTCTGTCTGAACGATGGCGTAGAAACTCAGTATTGAGATGAAACGACTTTGCGTGGCCAGGCTAAATGATGGATGAGCCAGCTGGTgtcttttgaaaatgttcccCTTTACTGTGGTAAATGACGAAAAAGACTTAAGACTTAAGGCTGCAGGACGAGGAAATTAGTTCTCAAGCTGTAGGAGTCTTGTGCGTTAAAGGGCGGCCAGTTTAATGCCAGTCAACAAAGAAAATTTGCCAGTATGATGTTACAGTTCACCCATTTTCTCACTCTTTATCCAGTATAGGGTCACAGGGAACACTTGTGCTGAAAATGTCGTGCAGCACCAGTACACTACCAGGCTGAAGCCTTGGATGGGGCTCCCtctctgggctcctgcagcggGTGTTGTCACCGAGCTGATTCGCTGAGTCTCTCTGTTGCAGGTACCCGCTGACCAACTACACCTTTGGCACGAAGGAGCCCCTGTACGAGAAGGACAGCTCGGTGGCGGCGCGGTTCCAGCGGATGCGAGAGGAGTTTGAGAAGATCGGGATGCGGCGGACGGTGGAGGGGGTTCTGATCGTGCACGAGCACAGGCTGCCGCatgtgctgctgctgcagctgggcACCACCTTCTTCAAGCTGTGAGTATCCAGCAGGGCTGGGGTGGCGTGTGTGACCTCCTGGCTATGAGGCTTGAGAGTAGGAACGCTGAACGACGACCTCCAGGAGAGGAAGCCATGGTTATCTAGGTGGCTAGTTAACTCAGGACAAGGCATTCTGGGTGAAGTGAAGAATTAAGACTGCTCTAAGGTGCTGACAGAATTAAGCCCAAGGGATCACTGACAGCTTAATGAGAGGAAAACCAGGGTCAGGTGGGATGAAGGAGGAGACAAGTGCAGGAGCTGGTAGTTGGAGTAAGCTAGGTGGTTCAGGCCGGCTCCTCGTGTGCACTCCAGGACCATCTGATCAGCAGCCACACAAGCAAGCAGGACCACATGAccccttgtttgtaacctttcttgagTCCTGATGTCTTTATCTTGGCTTGTGTTCAAATGGAATTTTCTGCTTCTCTCAACTGACTCCTGCTTGCAGTTCTTATGTCTGAAATGGCTGCAGGTGTGTGTTGTTTTTACTGCGGCTCATTGAGTTGTTTTGTCTTTCAGACCAGGTggagaattaaacccaggggaAGATGAAGTGGAAGGACTCAAGCGCCTTATGACAGAGGTATTGATTTAGTAAAGAATTTCTTGTCTATCAAAAATGTATCTCTTTACACAGGTTTCTTTCTGTTTGATTGGTATTCTCATAGTACACTATTTTGCTTGATGTTTAAAATCCATTATCTGTGGTAGTTCATTTAGGTTAGCTTCTGAGGCTGTGATAGCTAAGCACTGATTTATAAGcaggttgtgttttcttttgtgaCATCCATGTTCTGTCTGCTGTGTAGCACTACACACACTGAGTCTTCTCACAGTGTAAATGGAGAAATCCattctttcttttcagttttttatgaTGTGTGAGTGTTTACTGTGTTTTTTCATCAGTTTCATTAAAAGACTTGTGCTGCTGCTTTTTGGCCGACATGCAAttagtttttaaaagttttttaatcACCAGATTCTGGGACGTCAGGACGGAGTCCAGCAGGACTGGGTGATTGATGACTGCATAGGCAATTGGTGGCGACCCAACTTTGAGCCTCCACAGGTTAGTCCTTCAGTTTAAGTGcctacacacatgcacacaaagTACAGCTGAGAACATAGGGAAGGTtacaagataagatcactttattggccatatacaatttcttgtattaggaatttgactTTTTGTATAcctcaacttgctctccataagacacacagacagggagagaagcttggggtcagagcacagcgtcagccatttatacgccACCCCTgtagcagttggggttaagggccttgctcaggggcctaacggcataggattcctctggcagctgcgggatacgaaccggcaaccgtccagccacaggcgcagatcctgagccacaaaGCCACCGCATGGCCCCTACAAGTGAGAGGACCCCTGTTTGGCCCTACAAACTCGTTTGGTTGTTTGTAGATAATTGATCTGAAGAactcatccagtcatttctcGAAAGAAACCAGCGTGTCAGCTTCAGTAGCATGGCTGAGTAGCTTATTTCTACTTCCAGCTATACAAGAATACTGTGAATACTGGAaggattaagaaaacaaaaagtgatCTACTTTCCATGTAACGTTTTACTACGGTctcttatttagttttttttctggcttGTGTGAGGATTATTACTATCCATATTCAATCACAGACTGCTGGAAGCACAGATGTTTTATAAGTGTTGTACAGCACTGTGTATGTATATGTTGTGTGCTGACTCCCCTGAGTTGCTGTAACTCTTGTACCAGCTTCTCTTCCCACACTAAGGTAGTCTGTTCACATTCTCTTTTCGGTTTTGCTTTGCAGTATCCATATATTCCAGCTCACATCACCAAACCCAAGGAGCACAAGAAGCTGTTCCTTGTGCAGCTGCAAGAAAAGGGTAAGAGATTTGTTCTTCTGCTGCCTGACCTGAGGATGTTGGCTACAGAGCTGAGATTCTcagattcaattcaatttatttttatatagcgctattcacaacaaggttgccccagtGCGCTTAACAAAGCACgtgaccatacatgttgtgaatacagaacagaaagaccagaagacaatggaggagaggaaccaaaaagtCCTTAGGAGAAAAGAACCTCTAGGGATCCAAGGTCAACTGGGTGCCCAACCCCTTTATacttatacaattaaaaaaaggaataaattaatacctaacaggaagccaatgaaaaGAGCTAAGTATAAGGGATATGGTTgtactttctgctcctagtaacaattctagctgctgcattctgaattagctgtaaggtgttgaaagagtggtgggtgctccctgatagtagggtattgcagtagtctaacctgctgtatacaagagcatgtattaatttctctTTCTTTGAGTGGAGAGAATCTGcccttttcaatattttttaactgtaggaagcatgtttttgatactgatttaacatgagagttaaatgagaatcttgtgtctaatatgacgCCTAGGTTGCATGCTGAGTCTTTGAGGGACATTTTAAATCCTCTGaattaagtgctgaagttatagtagtcctatcaatATTGTTGCCTCCAAAAAACAGAACCAAGCAATTAACTataaagtgataatagacgAGTTGTCGTTAGGTGTAAACGAAATGTATATTCGAGTGTCATTAgccatatgaatgaaagttaatattatgttttcgtTTATCCTACCTAGcggcagcatgtagagagagaacaatattggtcccagcactgatccctgtggtaccccaaattgaactggcgacattgatgaagcagtacaattattagatatttaaacataatgaaaacgattagTTAAGTATGAAGTTAAGGACGGTTCCacataagccaacctcaaactcaaccTTGGTTTCCAGAACAGAGTGGTCAAccatgtcaaaggcagcactaagATTCTCTGGCATTATCTTGCATCTGCTTGTAGCTATAAAACTCAAGCAATGGAATGAGATCAAAATGTAGTACTGATTATGAGTGTTCAAAGGTTTTACTTTTTCACTTTAACTTTTGAGATTTTGCACATCTCATTGTTACTCCATCAGGCCCCACTGTTATCTGTCTCACTGTTATTAATTTGTTGCTGGTGTGTGAATGTATTGGGTGGATGCATTCTGTTACTGGGTCTATGCCGTatatgtttgtattgtatgtcttTAATTGTATGAGATAACTGACCCAAATTCCATGCAATTAGTTGTGGGAATAAAGCATTGAACTGAACTGTTGtctatagtaaaaaaaaacattttgcttcagCCCTGTTTGCCGTGCCCAAGAACTACAAACTAGTGGCTGCTCCCCTGTTTGAGCTGTACGATAATGCTCCCGGCTACGGACCCATCATCTCCAGCCTGCCACAGCTTCTGAGCAGGTGAGTTCTGGGCTCTATGAGGGGAGTAGGTGCGGCCGAAGTCTTGTCCATTACGGACAGGAATCATGTCCACACACTTCAGACACATGCTGTGTCACATTGAGTTTTGCTTTGATGATGCTCTTGGTGtatttacaattgttttttgttaatatcCTGATATACGTTTAGCTCCAACTTGATCCTGGTGGGTTTAATGTGGCAGGTCGGGCTGATGTTTTGTCTCATCTGCATGTTTGAGGCTGTGTGTGGGTTCTCACGTTGATTAATTTCTGCTTGCAGGTTCAATTTTATTTATAACTGAGGAGATTCCTGTCCACTAGCTCCAGCGAGGGATTGAGCTGTCTCTGTGAGCGCAGCCTCAGAAGGAGCAGAGTGACCCGGCAGAGGGCTCTGTGGATTTGCCAGACTTTTTTGTCCAGTGTTTTGTTACAGCTGTTAAGAGATGTGTCTTGTTTTAAGGAATTAGTATAGACGTGATTAAAGCAAATGTCAACTGTTATAAATGAGgtgggagattttttttcttttcaaacatttatttttttagtgttGCTATCACTTTTATACTTCATTAAAACTGTTCCCTGGTGACCCAAAATCTTTTTTATGCTCTTTGACAAATGTCTCCCaagtctgtgtacagtagtggATTGTTTAAAGATGTCAACTTGACCTATCCTATTTTTGCACATGAATGTCATgtgtttttgtaataaaatagcCTTTCCTTGTTGGCAGTTTCAAATTGTATCTGCTATTTTGGTTACTCTAGATGCACTTTAAGTTGCTAAATATTTTCACATATGAAATTATTTCAGTGGCCGTAGCTACTGTTGACATTTATTAAAGGATTTTGGTATGAATATTCTGGTAGATACGGATGTTCAAGACCTGCCTGTTTTCCACATTTGCCTGTGTTGGCACCAGAGCCATCAGCTTTGGCAGGTGTTCATCTTTGAGCTCTGTTTCTACCAGCACAGTGTTAATTTAGGATTGACTCATTCCTAGTCATCGTGACACTAGCTCATTTTGGACCCTTGCTGTAATTCAGGCACCGGACAGCAGACAAAAAAGTGGGCAGTGGTATTTGAGCATTCCAAACATGGAAGAAAGGAACAGCTAATGTCTGAACAGATGTCAAGTCTTCACAAAATCTAATTATCATCTCTAATCCTGAACTACCCTATATTAATTCAGGTAAACAAATGTGAGATAATAGCTGAAACTACCCTTTAAAGTCTGCACTTCAAGCTTCATCGTATGCTGACTTGTGAAAAATtcctgaaaactgaaaaattccAGGCTTTGACTGATTGCCCAACACCTTACATAAACAAGGGTTTTACAGTAaaattacgtttttttttaaagaaaatgtaagtgAAATAACCGTGTCTTCTGAAAATCACTgatttttttatgtactgtatatagacccATAAGGTGTCGTATGTTTAAAAGTGTGACCGTGCTTGAGAGAAGTTTCAGTGACATCGTTAGCAATTTTAATACACCTTTACCTCACCATAAAAgccttattaaaaataaaatgttttatccattctgattaatcaaattaaatgtttagtaTCAGTAATAGTATGGTAGTGTGCAGAGGCTGCACGTGTCTAATAACTGAGGCTTGTAGGATTATTTATAATTGAACACATCTAAAATTATAAAGCTGTACGTTGTTGGTCTGAGGAGGCGAAAAGCAGGTTAATAGACTGCTTTGATAGTACAGACTGGGACGCATTCAGAGCTCccgacacagatttaaatgagtataCGGACGTGGtcaccagctatattaaatactgcaccgacatttgtgtaccagaaatgaaaattaggtcatttcccaatcagaaaccgtggttcaacaacgacattcgcaataaaataaaagatagatccaccgcgttcaaatcgggggacaaagagctgtacaTTATGCATTAGAAGAAGCCATAAAACACGCCAATCGGAGCTACAGAGTGCGGCTTGAAACGCAGTGCGCTGACACCCTGAGGCTGTGGCAGtgattacagtcaatcacaggctacaagggctgcagccaggagattgacacgaacaacacatccctgcctgacgagctgaaccatttctatgcccgctttgatgctctgaacaggggcaatgctgagaagaccccaagtgtgcaaggcaagtttgttctgaaactctcagagcaggacgtgcagaagactctgagcagggtgaaaacccgtaaggctgcagggcctgatgggataccacctcgtgtcctgaggacatgtgcagcccagctggcCACAGTGTTTACTGACATCTTTAattcctccctgtcacagtccatggtccccacctgctttaaaaaaaacactattgttccaacccccaaaaaggcaaaagtgacatgcctgaatgatctgtggtgatgaaatgcctggagaagctggtgttgtcacacatcaactcctccatcacagagtccctggaccccttgcagttcgcctaccaaaacaacagatcagtggatgatgctgtctccctggctctgcatacagccttggaacacatggacactaagaactcgtatgtgagaatgctgtttgtggactacagttcagcattcaattccatcatacccagtcaactggtgacaaagctcaggggattaggtctgtgcaactctgtctgcaactggctgctggactttcttatcgagagaccacaggtggtgcggataggcaataaaacatcaacaccactcaccctgagcactggaaccccacaaggctgctgtctgagtccaaggttgtactccctgttcacGCACGACTGCACAgtaagacacagcaacaactgcatcattaagtttgcagatgacaccactataataggactgatcagtgatgatgacgagtccacttacagggatgaagtcttacagctgcttaggtggtgtcatagcaataacctggacttgaacgtaaagaaaacgaaagagctaatagtggactttcggagacacaggccacacattcacagcccactcagtattgatggaacagaagtggaaacagtcaccagctttaggtttttgggaaaacacatctctaaagatctaacctggactgtgaacactgac
This genomic interval from Lepisosteus oculatus isolate fLepOcu1 chromosome 20, fLepOcu1.hap2, whole genome shotgun sequence contains the following:
- the nudt21 gene encoding cleavage and polyadenylation specificity factor subunit 5 isoform X1, which produces MSVVPPNRSQTGWPRGVTQFGNKYIPQPTKPLTLERTINLYPLTNYTFGTKEPLYEKDSSVAARFQRMREEFEKIGMRRTVEGVLIVHEHRLPHVLLLQLGTTFFKLPGGELNPGEDEVEGLKRLMTEFFNHQILGRQDGVQQDWVIDDCIGNWWRPNFEPPQYPYIPAHITKPKEHKKLFLVQLQEKALFAVPKNYKLVAAPLFELYDNAPGYGPIISSLPQLLSRFNFIYN
- the nudt21 gene encoding cleavage and polyadenylation specificity factor subunit 5 isoform X2, with translation MSVVPPNRSQTGWPRGVTQFGNKYIPQPTKPLTLERTINLYPLTNYTFGTKEPLYEKDSSVAARFQRMREEFEKIGMRRTVEGVLIVHEHRLPHVLLLQLGTTFFKLPGGELNPGEDEVEGLKRLMTEILGRQDGVQQDWVIDDCIGNWWRPNFEPPQYPYIPAHITKPKEHKKLFLVQLQEKALFAVPKNYKLVAAPLFELYDNAPGYGPIISSLPQLLSRFNFIYN